The following proteins come from a genomic window of Drosophila sulfurigaster albostrigata strain 15112-1811.04 chromosome X, ASM2355843v2, whole genome shotgun sequence:
- the LOC133848188 gene encoding UNC93-like protein produces MGSLPNLHELEEAERKREKRREYELLLEQRVMDTSRERERLSMFAQQRKQSSYNAYIMAGLGIGGGGGSLSLTTTTTTGTNTTAVNGLGGGAGGNGNGELSSGHGTKNQSTSTAAAAAATATTTTATATTTVATTASATTMTTLTGLAMLGMAGKKYPHPFHSHTYQHQHQHQHSHHHAQQQQQQQQQQQQQQHQQQHRHSLTTRHRVLRTRTRSSGGGQNIWDEQMMEHLTAYSPSPISTRSHRINPVSSYQVQAALAASRRRESINSSIGATSIRRLITLNNRNCRHKVPAHVRQKVWRQFTCLTIAHGLMSAVLLPVMALQGSSSVWHHREQWLQIGPNIGSLLLSALFLLAAAMCLPSTRLIRRYGYAPLLAGNCVAVTLFLLSHLYASIYTLLPAYLLLGLTLSAANSCKAALIVHYGGRLSCSQHECALGAAQTLTAASSGTPADALHEEHKMFCNRDQKVRRLARWFRASQDLGLILGALLASLLLACNANDWSCSSANEEKQQQQLGNATLPTNLPQFEDFYNRNEHGERICGADMCPLQQSQLSWTTQLESNSSTTSSSSSIYAGFIESGSRAGGQSLLWLYVLLSLIALLLSLIQGRQGLATSGRQERAAKDVTDTLLFAGPLAYFVGTEQSYMLGDFLRAFVSCSLGIGMIAGALIGMGLMQLIVSCTLSMLLRHTKRIVVILAGFFFHSCLLLALSSWKPSSDDSALFYVIAASWGACNGMWETLLLSLVTLNHVQHEHVTEVTAPLQALRFLGLGVTFAAHGFLCESMKIIALVVLLVISVPPYAMLEMRLEAQRKATLISL; encoded by the exons ATGGGCAGCCTACCAAATTTGCATGAACTCGAGGAGGCGGAACGCAAGCGGGAGAAGCGAAGGGAGTATGAACTGTTGTTGGAGCAACGTGTCATGGACACGAGTCGCGAGCGCGAGCGTCTCTCAATGTTTGCGCAACAGCGAAAG CAATCGTCGTATAACGCCTATATCATGGCTGGTCTAGGCatcggcggtggcggcggttCTCTAAGTCTGACCACCACGACAACGACGGGCACAAATACGACGGCTGTTAACGGACTGGGAGGAGGAGCTGGTGGTAATGGCAATGGTGAGCTGAGTAGTGGTCATGGTACCAAGAATCAATCGActtcgacagcagcagcagcagcagcgacggcaacaacaacaaccgcaacggcaacgacaacagtgGCGACAACCGcatcggcaacaacaatgacaacactGACTGGCCTTGCCATGCTGGGAATGGCTGGCAAAAAGTATCCGCATCCGTTCCATTCACACACgtatcagcatcagcatcaacatcagcattcGCATCATcatgcgcagcagcagcaacagcaacaacagcagcagcagcagcaacagcatcagcaacaacatcgacactCGCTGACCACACGACATCGCGTGCTGCGAACAAGGACGCGCAGCTCGGGTGGAGGCCAGAATATCTGGGATGAGCAAATGATGGAG CATTTGACCGCTTACTCACCATCGCCGATCTCGACGCGTTCGCATCGCATCAATCCTGTGTCGTCGTATCAGGTGCAGGCGGCGCTGGCGGCATCGCGACGTCGCGAATCGATCAACAGCTCGATTGGGGCGACCTCGATACGTCGCCTGATCACGCTGAACAATCGCAACTGCCGCCACAAGGTGCCCGCCCATGTGCGTCAAAAGGTGTGGCGTCAATTCACCTGCCTGACCATCGCCCATGGCTTGATGAGTGCTGTGCTGCTGCCGGTGATGGCGCTGCAGGGCTCCAGTTCGGTGTGGCATCATCGCGAGCAGTGGCTGCAGATTGGACCCAACATTGGATCGCTGCTGTTGAGTGCACTCTTTCTGCTGGCGGCAGCGATGTGCTTGCCCAGCACTCGACTCATTCGACGATATGGTTACGCTCCACTGCTGGCCGGCAATTGTGTGGCCGTCACACTGTTTCTGCTGTCACATCTTTATGCTTCGATCTACACGCTGTTGCCGGCGTACTTGCTGCTCGGCCTCACTTTGAGTGCGGCGAACAGTTGCAAGGCCGCCTTGATTGTCCACTATGGCGGCCGGTTGAGTTGCTCGCAACACGAGTGCGCCTTGGGTGCGGCTCAGACGTTGACGGCGGCGTCGTCGGGGACGCCAGCGGATGCGCTGCACGAGGAGCACAAGATGTTCTGCAATCGGGATCAGAAGGTGCGGCGTTTGGCTCGCTGGTTTCGTGCCTCGCAGGATCTGGGCCTCATTTTGGGTGCGTTGTTggcctcgttgttgttggcctgCAATGCCAACGATTGGAGCTGCTCGTCGGCCAACgaggagaagcagcagcaacagctgggGAATGCCACATTGCCGACCAATCTGCCACAGTTTGAGGACTTTTACAATCGCAACGAGCATGGCGAACGCATCTGTGGCGCCGACATGTGTCCGCTGCAGCAGTCTCAGCTCAGCTGGACGACACAGCtggagagcaacagcagcacgacatcgtcgtcgtcttcgatTTATGCCGGCTTCATTGAGAGCGGCAGTCGAGCTGGCGGCCAATCGCTGCTCTGGCTCTATGTGCTGCTCTCGCTGATTGCGCTGCTCCTCTCTCTGATCCAGGGTCGACAGGGACTAGCCACTAGCGGTAGACAGGAGCGCGCCGCCAAGGATGTCACTGATACGTTGCTCTTTGCCGGACCCTTGGCCTATTTTGTGGGCACCGAACAGAGCTACATGCTGGGCGATTTCTTGCGCGCCTTTGTCTCCTGCTCCTTGGGCATTGGCATGATCGCCGGTGCTCTCATCGGCATGGGATTGATGCAGCTCATTGTCTCCTGCACGCTGAGCATGCTGCTGCGACACACCAAGCGCATTGTCGTCATCT TGGCTGGCTTCTTCTTTCACTCGTGTCTGCTGCTGGCGCTGTCCAGCTGGAAGCCGTCGAGCGACGACAGCGCACTCTTCTATGTGATAGCCGCATCGTGGGGCGCCTGCAACGGGATGTGGGAGAcgctcttgctctcgctgGTCACCCTCAATCACGTGCAGCACGAGCATGTGACGGAGGTGACGGCGCCGCTGCAAGCACTGCGATTCCTTGGATTGGGCGTCACATTTGCGGCTCACGGATTTCTCTGCGAATCGATGAAGATCATAGCGTTGGTGGTGCTGCTGGTGATCAGTGTGCCGCCGTATGCGATGCTCGAGATGCGCTTGGAGGCGCAGCGCAAGGCGACGTTGATCAGCTTATGA
- the LOC133848199 gene encoding protein prenyltransferase alpha subunit repeat-containing protein 1, which yields MEINVEFNNEKKVLCEKIIRDINAVFLKDADLSSFEIIPKETNCNKSPVVHVEHNLGLESWCARHVYDHAHRTLITHRRQTTQQQLRTLQQQQQSDALAKYLNVALLINPDVTTFWHIRRQLVQKNRLTINKELQFSALVLSMKPKSNEAFAYRRWLYSFQSADAIDWPHEISICERAADRCASNYHAWSHRQWVLQNAPCLLQSELMRTEKFMRKHISDYSSYHYRQALLLRAYELGYHAAEEQPSCLLQLLAEYELTAADADESAEEAVLQLLLPDFKRSSVSAQRLRSFLYCCNVAASDVRLCVEQRTIYGHRDCFELHRRAALKFIVEQSVRLLIGVARSGMTSSSSSLYLPPLPPQSDYEAHPFLIAVRRVESRLGEKHKRWCQIHLNFGQQQAETEEPEQEQEQEEEDTS from the exons ATGGAGATCAATGTGGAGTTCAACAATGAGAAGAAAGTGCTCTGCGAGAAGATCATACGTGACATTAATGCCGTTTTTCTCAAGGATGCCGATCT CTCCTCGTTCGAAATAATACCCAAAGAGACTAATTGCAACAAGTCACCGGTGGTGCATGTGGAGCATAATCTGGGCCTGGAATCGTGGTGTGCCCGCCATGTGTACGATCATGCCCATCGTACGCTCATCACGCATCGTCGCCAGACGacgcaacaacagctgcgcacgctccagcagcaacagcagagcgATGCCCTGGCCAAGTACCTGAATGTGGCGCTTCTCATCAATCCGGATGTGACGACGTTCTGGCACATTCGTCGCCAGCTGGTCCAGAAGAATCGTCTGACCATCAACAAGGAGCTGCAGTTCTCCGCTCTGGTGCTCTCCATGAAGCCCAAGTCCAACGAGGCATTCGCCTATCGTCGTTGGCTCTACTCCTTTCAAA GTGCAGATGCCATCGACTGGCCGCATGAGATCAGCATTTGTGAGCGTGCCGCGGATCGCTGTGCCAGCAACTATCACGCCTGGTCGCATCGCCAGTGGGTGCTGCAGAATGCGCCGTGTTTGCTGCAATCGGAGCTGATGCGCACCGAGAAGTTCATGCGCAAGCACATCAGCGACTACAGCAGCTATCACTATCGCCAGGCGCTGCTCTTGCGTGCCTACGAGCTGGGCTACCATGCGGCCGAGGAGCAGCCGAGTTGCTTGCTACAGCTGCTCGCCGAGTACGAACTAACTGCTGCGGATGCTGACGAGAGTGCCGAGGAGGCAgtgttgcaactgctgttgccgGATTTCAAGCGCAGCAGCGTGAGCGCGCAACGCTTGCGATCGTTTCTCTACTGCTGCAATGTGGCCGCCAGCgatgtgcgtctgtgtgtggaGCAGCGAACGATTTATGGGCATCGCGATTGCTTTGAGCTGCATCGACGCGCCGCCCTCAAGTTCATTGTGGAGCAGTCGGTGCGTCTGCTGATCGGCGTCGCTCGCAGTGGCAtgacatcgtcgtcgtcatcgttgtatCTACCTCCTTTGCCGCCGCAATCCGATTACGAGGCGCATCCATTTCTGATCGCTGTGCGACGTGTGGAGAGTCGGTTGGGGGAGAAGCATAAGCGCTGGTGTCagattcatttgaattttggaCAGCAGCAGGCGGAGACGGAAGAGCCggaacaggagcaggagcaggaggaggaggacacTAGCTAA
- the LOC133848194 gene encoding U3 small nucleolar RNA-associated protein 15 homolog, giving the protein MSHFQATNVRRFQQKAQVVTPDSIYWDRLGKEELLKEHSTIDYVDFSPSDPDNFVLTCSVRVQIYNLVTKLVVKNLSRFQKTAYGASFRQDGRLLAAGDEEGHVKLFDTTSRNILRLFKGHTAPVHRTFFTADKLQLASFADDKSVRLWDVANEKVVKTYDDVHTDYIRAGAMHPQASHLFVSGGYDGKINVYDTRTADAITSTLDHGSPVESMLFLPNGSIFITAGGTQVRVWDMISGCRLLTTMSQHHKTVTCLRLGSDGKRLFSGGLDRHVKIYDVSTYKTVHTITYPNAVVSLGVAAKDQAVVVGMVDGLVSIRRMVDDSSKSSQLTTNKFAQRRRQRLKQRMAPPNNTEPADHVVRHGRQRLAQQLFDKHLRQFNYIQALDAVLIPLYIDQQPEMVVALINELLHRKGLQQALVNRSEESTIRFIKFLSMHIGEVRYMRVLLNAASNVLDVFEKTNFGYSNNLFNALVELRRVMRAEIDLTTDLLQLKGALEMIIGGALDNNEATETKISYVQSKTTKMLPSKAAANYVVVVD; this is encoded by the exons ATGAGCCACTTTCAGGCCACAAACGTGCGACGGTTTCAACAGAAAGCCCAAGTTGTCACACCCGACTCAATATACTGGGATCGGTTAGGG aAAGAAGAGCTTCTGAAGGAACATTCCACCATTGACTATGTGGACTTCAGTCCTAGTGATCCCGATAACTTTGTGCTAACGTGTTCGGTGCGTGTGCAAATCTACAATCTGGTCACCAAGCTGGTGGTCAAGAATCTGTCACGTTTCCAAAAGACCGCCTATGGAGCATCGTTTCGTCAAGACGGCCGCTTGCTGGCTGCCGGCGACGAGGAGGGACACGTCAAGCTCTTCGACACGACCAGCCGTAACATCTTGCGTCTATTCAAGGGTCACACAGCGCCGGTACATCGGACATTCTTCACCGCCGACAAATTGCAGTTGGCCAGCTTTGCGGATGACAAATCGGTGCGACTGTGGGATGTGGCCAACGAGAAGGTGGTGAAGACCTATGACGATGTGCACACAGATTACATACGCGCCGGTGCGATGCATCCGCAAGCCAGTCATCTCTTTGTTTCCGGCGGCTACGATGGCAAAATCAATGTCTACGACACACGCACTGCGGACGCGATCACGAGCACCTTGGATCACGGCAGTCCCGTTGAATCGATGCTGTTCCTGCCCAATGGCTCCATCTTCATCACCGCCGGCGGCACACAGGTGCGTGTCTGGGACATGATCAGCGGCTGCCGTCTGCTCACCACGATGTCACAGCACCACAAAACTGTCACGTGTTTGCGTCTGGGTTCGGATGGCAAACGCTTGTTCTCGGGCGGTTTAGATCGCCATGTTAAGATCTATGATGTGAGCACGTACAAAACGGTCCATACGATAACCTATCCCAATGCCGTTGTCAGTCTGGGTGTGGCCGCCAAGGATCAAGCAGTTGTTGTGGGCATGGTCGATGGTCTGGTGTCCATACGTCGCATGGTCGATGACAGCAGCAAGTCCAGCCAGCTGACGACCAACAAGTTTGCCCAGCGGCGGAGACAACGGCTCAAACAACGCATGGCGCCGCCCAACAACACCGAGCCAGCGGATCATGTGGTGCGCCATGGTCGACAGCGCTTGGCACAGCAACTCTTTGATAAACATTTGCgacaattcaattatattcaGGCACTCGACGCGGTGCTCATACCCCTGTACATTGACCAGCAACCGGAGATGGTTGTGGCGCTAATCAATGAGCTGTTGCATCGCAAGGGTTTGCAGCAGGCGCTGGTCAATCGGTCAGAGGAGTCGACCATACGATTCATCAAATTCCTGTCCATGCACATTGGCGAGGTGCGTTACATGCGTGTCCTATTAAATGCGGCCTCCAATGTGCTGGATGTGTTtgagaaaacaaattttggctacagcaacaatttattCAATGCCCTCGTGGAGCTGCGTCGCGTGATGAGGGCAGAGATTGATTTAACCACCGATTTGTTGCAGCTGAAAGGTGCACTCGAGATGATCATCGGCGGAGCGTTGGACAACAATGAGGCAACAGAGACGAAGATCAGCTATGTGCAATCAAAGACGACCAAAATGCTGCCGTCCAAGGCTGCCGCGAACTATGTGGTAGTTGTCGATTAA